From a single Anaerolineales bacterium genomic region:
- a CDS encoding GNAT family N-acetyltransferase produces MISEYSLTKANRIRLAQAFRNVPRVDISIECVLEDQMGMAYVDDVKHPSVYLIRIGPFHYFAGDVNSNGAQEMLKGFPPYNLFMSASAGWAEAFKSHYGERFIAIERYIFSSHSLSAAHVTKLCGESQFAQDIKRMDAALLESLKGKDHFVDISDFETSADFEERGIGFYLEKDGEVVGAAYSSLVCSTGIEVSLFVEEKYRRQGVATALSADLVRWCLEHNMDAHWDAANMESCKLAEKLGYVPLGNYTAYYLKP; encoded by the coding sequence ATGATATCGGAATACTCTTTAACGAAAGCAAATCGCATCCGGCTGGCGCAAGCCTTCAGAAATGTTCCACGTGTGGATATTTCCATCGAGTGCGTGCTCGAAGATCAAATGGGCATGGCATATGTGGATGATGTTAAACATCCATCTGTGTATCTGATCCGGATCGGTCCCTTTCACTATTTTGCCGGAGATGTAAACAGCAATGGCGCTCAGGAAATGCTCAAAGGATTTCCGCCCTACAACTTGTTCATGTCCGCTTCTGCGGGGTGGGCGGAAGCGTTCAAGTCCCATTACGGAGAACGGTTTATTGCCATCGAACGTTACATTTTTTCATCGCACAGTTTGTCGGCTGCGCATGTGACGAAATTATGCGGGGAATCCCAATTTGCACAAGATATCAAGCGGATGGACGCTGCTTTGCTGGAAAGCTTGAAAGGAAAAGATCATTTTGTTGATATCTCCGATTTCGAGACATCCGCGGATTTTGAAGAGCGTGGAATAGGTTTTTATCTTGAGAAGGATGGCGAAGTCGTCGGTGCGGCGTATTCTTCGTTGGTATGCAGTACGGGCATCGAGGTTAGTTTGTTCGTGGAAGAGAAGTATCGGCGTCAGGGAGTTGCAACAGCGTTATCCGCCGACCTCGTCCGCTGGTGCTTGGAGCACAACATGGATGCTCATTGGGACGCGGCAAACATGGAATCTTGCAAATTGGCGGAAAAACTTGGATATGTTCCGTTGGGGAACTATACGGCATATTACTTGAAACCGTAG
- a CDS encoding DUF711 family protein, whose product MKIRSITYFCNPKSPLDENVLKQAGIFLSKAKSAYESNGYEVQTVRLATIPFPRLLSEKGINELPMFASQLAKAIKEAGISYASLGPALPEFPRSYEVIPEAIAASEDIFFGGAMTDGNKIHMTAVKACAEVIVKCAPLNPNGFANLRFAALANVRAGAPFFPAAYHDNDEPAFAIAVESADVAVNAFAEQPTLDEGRSALVAEITKHGQAIARIAKNELADIHFKGIDFSLAPFPDDAHSLGNAVEKMGVPKIGLHGSLAAAAILTEAIERADFPHIGFNGFMQPVLEDSVLAKRAAEGTLTVKDALLYSAVCGTGLDTVPLPGDTVADEIAPLLLDLCAMSLRLDKPLTARLMPVPGKQAGDATEFDFAFFANSRVMRLESSPLFYPLGGDETIVLNAKLPRP is encoded by the coding sequence ATGAAAATCCGGTCCATTACCTATTTTTGCAACCCAAAATCCCCGCTGGATGAGAACGTGTTGAAACAGGCGGGAATTTTTTTATCCAAGGCGAAATCCGCATACGAATCCAATGGCTACGAAGTGCAGACGGTGCGGCTGGCGACGATCCCCTTTCCGAGGTTGCTCAGCGAAAAAGGCATTAACGAGTTGCCAATGTTCGCAAGTCAGCTTGCAAAGGCAATAAAAGAAGCTGGTATTTCCTATGCATCACTTGGACCTGCGTTGCCTGAATTTCCCAGAAGCTACGAGGTAATTCCAGAAGCGATTGCGGCGAGTGAGGATATTTTCTTCGGCGGGGCAATGACAGATGGAAACAAAATCCATATGACGGCGGTGAAGGCATGCGCGGAAGTGATCGTCAAGTGCGCGCCGCTCAACCCGAATGGATTTGCAAATTTGCGTTTCGCCGCGCTGGCGAACGTCCGTGCGGGCGCGCCTTTTTTCCCGGCGGCATATCATGATAACGATGAGCCTGCTTTTGCGATTGCGGTGGAGTCCGCTGACGTGGCGGTGAATGCTTTTGCGGAGCAGCCAACTCTGGACGAGGGTCGAAGCGCTCTCGTCGCGGAGATCACGAAACATGGGCAAGCCATCGCCCGTATCGCAAAGAATGAGTTGGCGGATATCCATTTCAAGGGCATTGATTTTTCGCTTGCGCCCTTCCCCGATGATGCACATTCTCTTGGCAATGCGGTCGAAAAAATGGGCGTGCCGAAGATCGGTTTGCATGGTTCGCTCGCGGCGGCGGCAATCCTCACCGAAGCCATCGAACGCGCGGATTTTCCGCACATCGGCTTCAACGGTTTTATGCAGCCCGTTCTCGAAGATTCGGTTTTGGCAAAACGCGCCGCGGAGGGGACGCTCACGGTGAAGGATGCGCTCCTGTATTCGGCGGTGTGCGGCACGGGGCTGGATACGGTTCCACTGCCCGGCGATACCGTTGCGGATGAGATCGCTCCGCTTTTGCTTGACCTGTGTGCCATGTCGCTGCGATTGGACAAACCGCTCACGGCGCGGCTGATGCCTGTTCCCGGCAAACAGGCAGGGGACGCCACTGAGTTCGATTTCGCGTTCTTTGCGAACAGCAGGGTGATGCGGTTGGAATCCAGCCCACTATTCTATCCCTTGGGCGGGGATGAGACAATTGTATTAAACGCAAAACTTCCCAGACCATAG
- the panB gene encoding 3-methyl-2-oxobutanoate hydroxymethyltransferase, translated as MSTTTISTNTSQRKKVTTLTFRQKKERGEPITMLTAYDYPTAMAIDRAGIDSILVGDSLAMVVLGYENTLPVTMDEMLHHARAVARGAKSALLIGDMPFMSYQVSVEEAVRNAGRFLQQGGMDAVKLEGGRERADAVRAIVGAGIPVMGHLGLTPQSVHQLGGFRAQGKNASAAKRLLEDAQILEDAGAFSLVLESVPARLAEYISKKISIPTIGIGAGLGCDGQVLVTHDLLGLFDRFTPKFVKKYANLHDAMNKAFTEYIDDVETKRFPAPEHTVEMTDDEWNEFLRVS; from the coding sequence TTGTCAACAACAACCATTTCTACCAATACGTCACAACGAAAAAAAGTGACGACTCTCACGTTCCGCCAGAAGAAGGAACGCGGCGAGCCGATCACCATGCTGACCGCCTACGACTATCCCACAGCCATGGCGATAGACAGGGCGGGTATCGACTCCATCCTTGTCGGCGATTCGCTGGCGATGGTGGTCTTGGGCTACGAAAACACGCTGCCCGTTACCATGGATGAGATGCTTCATCACGCCCGCGCCGTGGCACGCGGAGCGAAATCCGCACTGCTCATCGGTGACATGCCGTTTATGTCGTATCAGGTTTCAGTGGAAGAGGCTGTTCGCAATGCGGGTCGCTTCCTGCAACAGGGCGGCATGGATGCGGTCAAACTTGAAGGCGGACGCGAACGGGCGGATGCCGTCCGCGCCATCGTTGGAGCGGGAATTCCCGTGATGGGACATCTCGGACTCACGCCGCAATCGGTGCATCAACTGGGTGGATTTCGCGCACAGGGAAAAAATGCATCGGCGGCGAAACGTTTGCTCGAAGATGCGCAGATTCTTGAAGACGCGGGCGCGTTCAGCCTTGTGCTTGAATCTGTCCCTGCGCGGCTGGCGGAATACATCTCGAAGAAGATTTCCATTCCAACCATCGGCATCGGCGCTGGGTTGGGCTGCGACGGTCAAGTGCTGGTCACACATGATCTGCTCGGTCTGTTCGACCGCTTCACGCCCAAATTCGTTAAAAAATATGCCAACCTGCATGACGCCATGAACAAGGCATTCACCGAATATATTGACGATGTGGAGACCAAGCGCTTCCCCGCTCCCGAGCATACCGTCGAAATGACAGATGACGAGTGGAACGAATTTTTACGAGTTTCGTAA
- a CDS encoding metalloregulator ArsR/SmtB family transcription factor, translated as MSEDLVTFFKALSDANRLKIIGLLAQQPYSVEELAALLDLKASTVSHHLAKLAKVGLVSAKADSYYNVYQLDEKALEMKSRSLFSQENLAASVVDVDADAYDRKVIAAYTRPDGSLKTIPAQKKKLEAILRYMAQKAFKVGKRYSEKQVNDILKNFHADTASLRRELVGAGLMKREGGGGEYWREE; from the coding sequence ATGAGTGAAGATCTTGTCACCTTCTTCAAAGCTCTGTCGGATGCGAACCGCCTTAAGATCATTGGTCTGCTTGCCCAACAACCTTACAGCGTGGAGGAACTCGCCGCCCTGCTCGATCTCAAGGCATCCACGGTCTCGCATCATTTGGCAAAGCTAGCCAAAGTCGGTCTGGTCAGCGCCAAAGCGGACAGCTACTATAACGTCTATCAACTGGATGAAAAGGCGTTGGAAATGAAGTCCCGGAGTCTGTTTTCACAGGAAAACCTCGCAGCCTCGGTCGTAGATGTCGATGCGGATGCCTACGACCGCAAGGTCATCGCCGCCTACACCCGTCCGGATGGGAGCTTGAAGACTATCCCTGCCCAAAAGAAAAAGCTCGAAGCGATCCTGCGTTATATGGCACAAAAAGCCTTCAAGGTCGGCAAACGTTACAGCGAGAAACAGGTCAATGATATTTTGAAAAATTTCCACGCAGATACCGCATCGCTGCGGCGCGAACTGGTTGGAGCTGGTTTGATGAAGCGCGAAGGCGGCGGTGGAGAATATTGGAGAGAAGAATGA
- the nrfD gene encoding polysulfide reductase NrfD, translating into MISGIHHPTIRIGRRTIDLFPYWIGLLIIGLLFGMVGAFIVLRDGLHVTGLSNAVPWGLWISIDLSSIALGGSAFVFGVIVYILRIKRFEVIGRLAVLLGFLGYSTAGMVLLFDLGRPFRFWHPIVYWQPHSLLWEITMCVVLYLSVLVSELLPVVLEHPVFHTHPWLTRYRFLGTVMALVKKISNGLHKMGPVLAVAGLTLSLLHQASLGATYSVLAGRGIWFNQSAPVQFVFSAMSGGIALLFVTGVFVFRVMRPGLVKDSTLYDVARLAGGITLLLTYLRVWDWAVTNYYSFDREVALQTSLLDSIAPYSLTFWLGQALLPVIAGGILLAANSIRNFRYLIAAAAIPIFAAVLTRWNYNFAGLIASITYDPFTPGVVLNSYTPTWVEFAVASLVISYWLLLFSLAARYLPFQSNEEHH; encoded by the coding sequence ATGATCTCTGGAATTCACCATCCAACCATCCGCATCGGTAGACGCACCATCGATCTTTTCCCCTACTGGATCGGTCTACTGATCATCGGTCTGCTTTTTGGCATGGTGGGAGCCTTCATCGTCCTGCGTGACGGTTTGCATGTCACCGGTCTTTCCAACGCTGTCCCGTGGGGCTTGTGGATCTCGATCGACCTCTCCTCCATCGCCTTGGGTGGAAGCGCGTTCGTCTTCGGCGTGATTGTGTACATCCTGCGCATCAAACGTTTCGAAGTCATCGGCAGACTTGCAGTCCTGCTCGGCTTTCTTGGCTACTCCACTGCGGGCATGGTGCTGTTATTTGACCTTGGTCGCCCCTTCCGTTTCTGGCATCCGATCGTTTACTGGCAGCCACACTCCCTGCTTTGGGAGATCACCATGTGTGTGGTGCTGTACCTGTCCGTGCTGGTTTCCGAGTTGCTGCCGGTAGTGCTGGAACATCCAGTCTTCCATACCCATCCCTGGCTCACCCGCTATCGTTTTCTTGGCACTGTTATGGCGCTGGTAAAGAAAATATCGAACGGGCTTCATAAGATGGGACCGGTTCTCGCCGTTGCCGGTTTGACCCTTTCCCTGCTGCATCAGGCATCTCTGGGCGCCACCTATTCAGTGCTTGCCGGACGCGGCATTTGGTTCAACCAAAGTGCGCCGGTGCAATTCGTTTTCTCGGCAATGAGCGGCGGCATCGCGCTTCTCTTTGTCACCGGCGTTTTCGTCTTCAGGGTCATGCGCCCGGGATTGGTAAAAGACTCGACGTTGTATGACGTAGCACGGCTTGCCGGCGGAATCACCCTGCTACTGACCTATCTGCGGGTTTGGGATTGGGCGGTCACAAATTACTACAGTTTCGACCGCGAAGTTGCCCTGCAAACCAGTCTGCTTGATTCGATCGCTCCATACTCCCTCACCTTCTGGCTGGGACAAGCGCTACTGCCCGTGATCGCGGGCGGGATCCTGCTTGCGGCAAATAGCATACGCAACTTCCGCTACCTGATCGCTGCAGCAGCGATTCCGATCTTCGCCGCCGTCCTGACCCGCTGGAACTATAACTTTGCGGGCTTGATCGCATCCATTACCTATGACCCGTTCACCCCCGGCGTGGTGTTGAATTCCTACACGCCAACTTGGGTTGAATTTGCGGTCGCATCGCTGGTGATCTCCTATTGGCTTCTGTTGTTCAGTCTGGCAGCCCGTTACCTGCCCTTCCAGTCAAACGAGGAACACCATTAG
- a CDS encoding LysR family transcriptional regulator, protein MDIRRIETFLCAAESSSISEAAKQLHLSQPAVSNQIKVLEEELDVKLFIRTNTGLKLTEAGHLFLPLARHLLHETNEMKEMMSSLKTLDAGELRIACSSTSGRFILPLVVARFRTAYPGINIRILACQPKHMVPKLLENDAHIGIVSSEPAEPGLQTQQFFRDPISLVVPASHRWAKAKSISPEDLLQEPIIIREESAGTRRVMMEELAKFDIGIDDLNIFLEVGNVEAVLELVSNNYGVSFVSGLASRHLRELGRVVSIPVDGLNMERVNYMVRKRTSPPHRARDVFWGFIHAPENADLINQNLA, encoded by the coding sequence ATGGATATTCGAAGGATCGAAACTTTTTTATGCGCGGCTGAAAGTTCCAGCATATCGGAGGCAGCGAAACAGCTTCATCTCAGCCAGCCGGCGGTCAGCAACCAGATCAAAGTGCTGGAAGAAGAGCTGGATGTCAAATTATTCATCCGCACCAACACGGGATTAAAACTGACGGAGGCAGGGCATCTCTTCCTGCCGCTGGCACGGCATCTCCTGCATGAGACAAACGAGATGAAGGAGATGATGTCTTCCCTGAAAACTCTGGATGCGGGCGAGTTACGGATTGCGTGCAGTTCAACGAGCGGACGGTTCATCCTGCCTCTCGTCGTTGCACGTTTCCGCACTGCCTATCCGGGAATTAATATCCGTATTCTTGCCTGTCAGCCGAAACATATGGTTCCAAAACTACTTGAGAACGATGCCCATATTGGCATTGTGAGTTCGGAGCCGGCTGAACCGGGCTTGCAAACGCAACAATTCTTCCGTGACCCGATCAGCCTGGTCGTGCCAGCCAGTCATCGCTGGGCTAAAGCAAAGTCCATCTCCCCCGAAGACCTGTTACAGGAACCCATCATTATCCGTGAAGAATCGGCAGGCACGAGGCGGGTCATGATGGAGGAATTGGCGAAATTTGATATCGGCATCGATGACTTGAACATATTCCTCGAGGTGGGAAATGTGGAGGCTGTTCTCGAGTTGGTCTCGAACAACTACGGGGTTTCCTTCGTTTCGGGTCTCGCCAGCCGCCACCTGCGAGAACTGGGGCGGGTTGTCAGCATCCCCGTTGATGGGTTGAACATGGAGCGCGTCAATTACATGGTGCGAAAAAGAACATCCCCGCCGCACCGGGCAAGGGATGTCTTTTGGGGCTTTATACATGCCCCAGAGAATGCAGATCTCATTAATCAAAATCTGGCATAA
- a CDS encoding NapC/NirT family cytochrome c yields the protein MKFRERIKKFFYPAPDSPRWLLLLPYITLIVVAVLIVFGGVHTWEYTNSNVFCGTVCHTMPPQSIAFEESPHSNVTCEECHIGRASFFDQAMRKTQGIKEAYYQIFNLYEYPIRAKALRPSVETCEKCHRPETFVDDSLRLFHRFGNDRQNTSTTEYIIMKTGGGDARTGEARGIHWHIANNVMYYATDSLSQEIPYVRVYNDDGTFTEYIDVESGFDPAGLDESLLKPMDCITCHNRITHEFMHPTDSVDQSMLRGLIDPSIPLIRSKAVTVLDVRYPTRDDAMKAIAEIEDDYRRNLFDYYSQNGAKIKQAVAEIQAIYDRTVFHDQEIDPRTYPNNLGHMNEPGCFRCHGGTHLNAQDEAIRLECNLCHSIPIVAGADDFLINIEISRGPEPESHFNPNWINLHHEALGPSCSNCHSVSDPGGTSNTSFCSNSACHGNVFTFAGFDAPALREILKAQLPPPEPVLTIPELTDDPTFTNYVGTLFAVKCAGCHGEGDAAPDGLDLSSYDASMLGGDNGPVIIPGNADGSILIQVQSGDHFNTFTSDELDIVRRWINLGAPR from the coding sequence TGGCTGCTGTTATTACCATATATTACCTTGATCGTGGTTGCAGTTCTCATCGTGTTCGGCGGCGTGCACACCTGGGAATATACGAACTCGAACGTGTTTTGCGGCACGGTATGCCACACCATGCCGCCGCAAAGCATCGCATTTGAAGAGTCGCCCCACTCCAATGTCACCTGCGAGGAATGCCATATCGGACGGGCGTCTTTCTTCGATCAGGCAATGCGAAAAACGCAAGGCATCAAGGAAGCGTACTATCAGATATTCAACCTGTATGAATATCCGATCCGGGCAAAAGCGCTGCGTCCATCCGTCGAGACCTGTGAAAAATGCCACCGACCTGAAACATTCGTGGATGACAGCCTGCGCCTGTTCCATCGGTTTGGCAATGACCGCCAGAATACTTCTACAACCGAATATATCATCATGAAAACCGGCGGCGGTGATGCCCGTACCGGGGAGGCGCGCGGCATTCACTGGCACATTGCGAACAACGTCATGTACTATGCCACAGACTCCCTGAGCCAAGAAATCCCCTATGTGCGCGTCTACAATGATGACGGCACATTCACGGAATATATCGATGTCGAATCCGGGTTTGATCCGGCAGGATTGGATGAAAGCCTGTTAAAGCCCATGGACTGCATCACCTGCCACAACCGGATCACGCATGAATTCATGCACCCGACCGACTCGGTTGATCAGTCAATGTTACGCGGCTTAATCGACCCATCCATTCCCCTGATCCGCAGCAAAGCCGTGACCGTACTTGATGTAAGGTACCCGACACGGGATGACGCCATGAAAGCAATCGCGGAGATCGAAGATGATTACAGAAGGAATCTTTTCGATTACTACAGCCAGAACGGCGCGAAGATCAAACAAGCTGTGGCGGAAATTCAGGCGATCTACGACCGCACCGTCTTCCACGATCAGGAAATAGACCCGAGGACCTATCCTAACAACCTAGGGCACATGAATGAACCGGGTTGTTTCCGCTGTCATGGGGGCACGCATCTAAACGCGCAGGATGAAGCGATCCGTCTTGAGTGCAATCTATGTCACTCGATTCCCATCGTAGCCGGAGCAGACGACTTCCTGATCAACATCGAGATCAGCCGCGGACCTGAGCCTGAATCTCATTTCAATCCCAACTGGATCAACCTGCATCATGAGGCGCTCGGTCCCTCGTGTTCCAATTGTCACAGCGTGAGCGATCCCGGAGGGACGAGCAATACATCGTTCTGTTCCAACAGCGCCTGCCATGGGAATGTGTTCACATTTGCCGGTTTTGATGCCCCAGCGCTGCGTGAAATTCTGAAGGCGCAGTTGCCGCCGCCTGAACCGGTACTGACGATCCCCGAACTGACAGACGACCCGACATTCACCAATTATGTTGGCACGCTCTTTGCAGTCAAATGCGCAGGGTGTCACGGAGAGGGCGATGCCGCTCCCGATGGTTTGGATCTGTCATCCTATGACGCCAGCATGTTGGGAGGCGATAACGGTCCGGTGATCATCCCCGGCAATGCGGATGGCAGCATTTTGATCCAGGTTCAATCCGGCGATCACTTCAATACTTTCACATCGGATGAATTGGATATTGTCAGACGATGGATAAACTTGGGTGCGCCCAGATAG
- a CDS encoding 4Fe-4S dicluster domain-containing protein, producing the protein MQKNTQHPPEHDEKNLSRRDLLKVGGAILGATGLAQFFSLNSLAVWNKATPHTGDGPKWGMLIDINKCIGCHYCTYACQAINNLADDMLYNIVTTETTQSGAEYFLSRPCMQCEEAPCVHVCPVEATYHRPDGIIEMNYDRCIGCRYCQVACPYGARVFNWREPIETSPKAPDFGTQEVDNRPRGVVEKCHFCSHRIDDGTSRGLVPGVDNEATPACVVVCPTNARVFGDLNDPESPVSKAKQEAIVTLRLREELSTSPLVYYVPPNPPTNASSQKEDEA; encoded by the coding sequence ATGCAAAAGAATACACAACATCCCCCGGAACACGATGAGAAGAATCTCTCCAGGCGAGACCTTCTCAAAGTCGGCGGCGCGATTCTCGGTGCAACCGGGTTGGCGCAATTTTTCAGCCTGAACTCCCTTGCTGTGTGGAACAAAGCGACACCACATACCGGCGACGGACCCAAATGGGGCATGTTAATCGACATCAACAAATGCATCGGATGTCACTACTGCACGTACGCCTGTCAAGCCATCAACAATCTGGCGGACGACATGCTATACAACATCGTCACTACGGAAACGACACAATCCGGCGCGGAATACTTCCTCTCACGCCCGTGCATGCAATGCGAAGAAGCCCCTTGTGTGCATGTCTGCCCGGTGGAAGCCACCTACCACCGCCCGGACGGGATCATCGAAATGAACTACGACCGCTGCATCGGCTGTCGTTACTGTCAGGTGGCATGTCCGTACGGCGCGCGCGTCTTCAACTGGCGTGAACCGATCGAAACCAGTCCGAAAGCCCCTGATTTTGGAACACAGGAAGTGGATAACCGCCCGCGCGGCGTTGTGGAAAAATGCCACTTCTGCTCGCATCGCATCGATGACGGTACCAGCCGCGGCTTGGTTCCCGGCGTGGACAATGAAGCCACTCCAGCCTGTGTCGTCGTCTGCCCGACCAATGCCCGTGTCTTTGGCGACCTGAACGACCCCGAAAGTCCGGTCTCCAAAGCCAAACAGGAAGCCATCGTCACGTTACGGCTGCGCGAGGAACTCAGCACCAGCCCGCTCGTCTATTATGTTCCGCCGAATCCGCCCACTAACGCTTCTTCGCAAAAGGAGGATGAAGCATGA
- a CDS encoding YtxH domain-containing protein: MRRMFGFLIGIFVGGLVGAVIALLLAPESGEHLRSHLRDRGQNFLNDVRHSADARRIELRHRLDTLRAPREEF, translated from the coding sequence ATGCGAAGAATGTTCGGCTTTTTGATCGGGATCTTTGTCGGCGGATTGGTCGGCGCTGTCATTGCCCTTTTGCTTGCCCCCGAATCGGGTGAACACTTGCGCAGTCACCTCCGTGACCGCGGTCAGAACTTCCTCAACGATGTCCGCCACTCGGCAGATGCCCGCCGCATCGAACTGCGCCACCGGCTCGATACCCTGCGCGCGCCGCGGGAAGAGTTTTAG
- a CDS encoding zinc ribbon domain-containing protein — translation MRRLILTLMVGALLVIPTFVSAQTNVSLSSVTVQLWPEYDQPSMLVIVDFLVDPAVSLPVDLTFRIPNDANLIAVAVQSGDRNFLNAEFSEPQAQGGWQVFTMPISQKAHYRFEYYQPLAFNGNQRTFSYLWDNGYAVDAFQVSVLEPMNVISFETTPSSSSEVVNGLNYYAGEVVRLAGSEQYAFNLQYEKSSDALSVPPQGLQPVAPVDDTTPGRVSFNNSLPYIIGGLGVILILGGIVYYLQAGRTASRQTRRRRNANATAENNSSEVDAYCPQCGTRAKAGDRFCRTCGARLRQQDG, via the coding sequence ATGCGCAGGTTGATCCTGACCCTGATGGTTGGTGCGCTTCTTGTTATCCCGACGTTCGTTTCTGCACAGACCAATGTAAGTCTCTCTAGTGTGACTGTGCAACTGTGGCCCGAATATGACCAGCCCAGCATGCTGGTCATCGTGGATTTTCTGGTTGACCCTGCTGTATCTTTGCCTGTGGATTTGACATTCCGCATTCCGAACGATGCGAACCTGATCGCAGTTGCTGTTCAGTCCGGGGACCGGAATTTTTTGAACGCTGAATTTAGCGAACCACAAGCACAGGGCGGATGGCAGGTGTTTACCATGCCGATCAGCCAAAAAGCTCACTACAGGTTTGAATACTATCAACCACTGGCTTTTAATGGGAACCAGCGCACATTCTCCTACCTGTGGGACAATGGATATGCGGTGGATGCCTTCCAAGTCAGCGTATTGGAGCCAATGAATGTCATTTCATTTGAGACCACTCCATCGTCATCCAGTGAAGTGGTCAATGGATTGAACTATTATGCCGGCGAAGTCGTGCGGCTTGCCGGCAGCGAACAGTACGCTTTTAATCTGCAATATGAAAAATCTTCCGATGCACTTTCTGTTCCTCCTCAGGGACTTCAACCGGTTGCCCCGGTGGACGATACCACACCGGGACGTGTTTCATTCAATAATTCCCTGCCGTACATCATTGGCGGTCTGGGAGTGATATTGATCCTGGGCGGCATCGTATACTATTTGCAAGCAGGGCGCACTGCCTCCCGTCAGACGCGTCGCCGCAGGAATGCAAATGCGACGGCTGAAAACAACAGCAGTGAAGTGGATGCCTATTGTCCGCAATGCGGGACGCGTGCCAAAGCAGGTGACCGTTTCTGCCGCACGTGCGGGGCGCGGTTGAGGCAGCAGGATGGGTAG
- a CDS encoding 2-dehydropantoate 2-reductase — protein sequence MKDNVLLVGTGALATLFAARLSAAGHSVSMLGTWKDGLKSLQENGARIVDTDGNEQAYPVFATDDPNEVRGAKYALVLVKSWQTERAARQLKDALARDGLALTLQNGIGNRETLIRDLGPDRVSQGVTTTGATLLGPGLVKIGGEGILSLEQNQALGPLEAALRASNFNLHVVDDARSLIWGKLVINAAINPLTALLQIPNGELLSRPLARRVMSALANEAAAVAHAEHVHLPFNNPVSAAEDVARKTAANHSSMFQDVRRGARTEIDAICGAVTKRGVMHGIPTPYNRACWQLVRAI from the coding sequence ATGAAAGACAATGTCTTACTGGTTGGCACAGGCGCACTTGCTACGCTCTTCGCGGCGCGATTGAGCGCAGCAGGACATTCCGTCTCCATGCTCGGCACATGGAAGGACGGTTTGAAGTCGCTGCAGGAAAATGGCGCGCGTATTGTCGATACGGACGGAAACGAACAAGCCTATCCCGTGTTCGCAACGGATGACCCGAACGAAGTGCGCGGCGCGAAGTATGCGTTGGTGCTGGTCAAATCATGGCAGACGGAGCGGGCGGCGCGTCAATTGAAGGATGCGCTTGCCAGGGATGGACTCGCGCTTACGCTCCAGAACGGGATCGGCAACCGCGAAACGCTCATTCGGGACCTCGGACCTGATCGGGTTTCTCAGGGCGTCACCACCACTGGAGCCACTCTGCTTGGACCTGGTCTTGTAAAAATTGGCGGCGAAGGCATCCTGTCACTGGAACAGAATCAGGCTCTCGGTCCGTTGGAAGCGGCACTGCGGGCATCAAATTTCAATTTGCATGTTGTGGACGATGCGCGGTCGCTCATCTGGGGCAAGTTGGTCATCAACGCGGCGATCAATCCGCTGACGGCGCTTCTGCAAATCCCCAACGGCGAGTTGTTGTCGCGTCCGCTGGCGCGCAGGGTGATGTCGGCATTGGCGAACGAAGCGGCGGCGGTGGCTCATGCCGAGCATGTCCATTTGCCGTTTAACAATCCCGTTTCGGCGGCGGAGGATGTGGCGCGCAAGACGGCTGCAAACCATTCATCCATGTTCCAGGATGTGCGGCGCGGTGCGCGAACGGAGATTGACGCGATCTGCGGTGCGGTGACGAAACGTGGCGTGATGCATGGAATCCCCACGCCATATAACCGCGCGTGCTGGCAGTTGGTGCGCGCGATATAA